The following is a genomic window from bacterium.
GAGGAGCCCGTTTCATTCCAGACGCCGTCATGGCTCGATCCCTTAACCCTGAACACGTACTTCCCGGGATTGAGATTGGTGTAGCTTGCATATCGCCGCGAGCCGGAATAAATCCAGTCTTGGTCGAATCCTTCCATCATGTAGGCATACTGATTTTTCCGGGGCGAGGAATAATCAAGAGCCGCAAACTCGAATGATATGAAGGTATCTTTATAGGAAAGATTGATTTCTGATACTTCCGAAACCGATTTATCAAGGGTGAGGTTACGGTCGAATTTCTTTATCGAGGTAATGACAACAGGGGGTACATAGAGGCTGTGTTCAAGAGCATGGGGATTAAACCTGTTGAGTCCATCAACCCCGCCAAAATACATCTCTCCGCTTTTTGTCTTACAGCATGCTCCAGGGTAAAACCCGGCATTAAAGAGTCCATCCTGGTCGCTGTAGTTTGTTATTGATTCGTTTTTCCAGTCGAAGCAGGAAATCCCTCCGTTAGTGCTGATCCACAGGTTCCCGGCGTTATCCTCAAGCATTCCCGAGATGACATTGTTGATTAATCCGACTGTCGTGGTATATACGTAAAAGGTGTCATCGGCTCTGTTAAACCGATTCAGCCCATCCGCAGTTCCTACCCAGAGCGTTCCCGACCTGTCCTCATGAAGCGTCGTGATCCTGTTGTTGCTCAGACTTCCCGGCTGCGCCGGATCGTACATGTACCGTTTGCATGTCCCCGATTCGGGATTGAAAAGGTTGAGACCCGAATTGGTGCCGAGCCACAGGTTCCCGGAACAGTCCTCGAGTATCGTTCTCACGATGTTATGGCTTAACGTGTTAGGGTCGGCGGGATCATGGCGGAAGTGAGTGAACGTACCACTTTTACTGTCGAATCTGTCGAGCCCTCCCCCCGTGCCGATCCAGATGATACCGCGGCTGTCCTCAATGATGTCCAGCACCCAGTTGTTACCAAGACTGCCGGGCTTATTGGGGTCGTGACGATACTGTCTGATCGCTCCCGTCCGGGGATTCATTCTGGCAATCCCATAACCCGTGCCAACCCAGATAAAGCCGTTTCCGTCCTCGCACACCGCGGTAACCCAGTCAGCCGGGATACTGTTCGTATCACCGGGCTTATGCCTGTACCGTGTAAAACGTTCCGTGAGGGGATCGTACCTGTTGAGACCGCCACGGTCGGTGCCGATCCATATATATCCGTTTCTGTCCTCGTATACGGTCAGGACAAAATCGTCGCTCAGGCTGTTGGGATTTATATAATCGTGACGGTACAGGCGGAAACGGCTTTTCCCACGGTCGAACTTGTTTATTCCCCTGCTGGTTCCGAACCAGAGAATCTCCGACCAGTCTTCATAGAGCGTTTGAACCAGGTCGCTGCCCAGGGTACCGGAATTTCCGGGATCGTGACGGTAATGGGTGAAGCGTGTACGCTCAGGGTTCAGCGAATACACTCCATCATCCGTTGCCATCCACAGCACCTGAGATTTATCCTCATACAGTGTAAAAATGACCGAAGTGCTGGCATCTGTTCCGTGCGGTGAAGGAAGCGGGTATCGTTCGAACTTGTCCCGCGCCCGGTCGTAGCGGTTGATTGTGCCCTGGTTACCCACCCAGAGAACACCTGACCGGTCTTCGACAATCGAGTAAACAAAATCACTCGAAATACTCCCGGAATCCCGTGGATCGTGGACATAATGTCTGAAAGTTTTATTGTGCGCATCGAATCTGTCCAGACCGCCGCCGTTGGTTCCGATCCAGAGGATTCCCGATGAATCCTCATAAAGAGCATGGGTGAAATTTTCACTTATACTGTTCGGATTTTCGGGATCATGAGAAAACAGGGTGAGTATTTCCCC
Proteins encoded in this region:
- a CDS encoding histidine kinase; its protein translation is MKRFVMSCSAGTVSVLAFFLILLAPSLLHASGEYAMFEHITVEDGLSQSMVTSIIQDRKGFMWFGTMDGLNKYDGYTFTIFRHDKDNPRSLSNNFILWLYEDRSGIIWIGTYGGGLNRYDPSTEMFYQCAVCPGDSSGIEILNAMPIFQDSDGTIWAGTDKGLIQCNGSGEILTLFSHDPENPNSISENFTHALYEDSSGILWIGTNGGGLDRFDAHNKTFRHYVHDPRDSGSISSDFVYSIVEDRSGVLWVGNQGTINRYDRARDKFERYPLPSPHGTDASTSVIFTLYEDKSQVLWMATDDGVYSLNPERTRFTHYRHDPGNSGTLGSDLVQTLYEDWSEILWFGTSRGINKFDRGKSRFRLYRHDYINPNSLSDDFVLTVYEDRNGYIWIGTDRGGLNRYDPLTERFTRYRHKPGDTNSIPADWVTAVCEDGNGFIWVGTGYGIARMNPRTGAIRQYRHDPNKPGSLGNNWVLDIIEDSRGIIWIGTGGGLDRFDSKSGTFTHFRHDPADPNTLSHNIVRTILEDCSGNLWLGTNSGLNLFNPESGTCKRYMYDPAQPGSLSNNRITTLHEDRSGTLWVGTADGLNRFNRADDTFYVYTTTVGLINNVISGMLEDNAGNLWISTNGGISCFDWKNESITNYSDQDGLFNAGFYPGACCKTKSGEMYFGGVDGLNRFNPHALEHSLYVPPVVITSIKKFDRNLTLDKSVSEVSEINLSYKDTFISFEFAALDYSSPRKNQYAYMMEGFDQDWIYSGSRRYASYTNLNPGKYVFRVKGSSHDGVWNETGSSIRIRIVPPFWEAEWFRIIAGFSLAGTVLILHQMRVRNVKKQQRVLEEQVQIRTRELKETTDALHLEQKRLFSLLDGLPAVVILQTPDKSITYANKRFLDDLSECEDGSYLRHTAENTEPCPDCSIQKILEVSGTEACECMLPDRRVFQIYMYPFSDIDGTPGVLKLGIDVTDRKRAEEERLKQEKLRGVLETAGAASHELNQPLQVISGYIEMITAGIIQKPDTGIMRVIGEQVKRLREITLKLNKITRYKTMDYITGTRIIDIDGSSRKDG